One Anaerobacillus alkaliphilus DNA window includes the following coding sequences:
- a CDS encoding ribonuclease HII, with amino-acid sequence MKMSIKEIEAVLLENEDISEEFLLEVTQDQRIGAQKALLKWRTAQEKQNKLVREFEDMLQNEREIWESGVRYIAGIDEVGRGPLAGPVIAAAVILPKDFYLLGLTDSKKVTKKNREEFYEVIYSKAISIGIGIVSSEEIDRINIYEATKVAMQKAINELTLSPEHLLIDAMKLPLTIPQTSIIKGDSKSISIAASSIIAKVTRDRYMEQLSGEYPQYGFETNMGYGTSDHLEAMDKFGVTREHRRSFAPVRERSLLTKLF; translated from the coding sequence ATGAAGATGTCAATTAAGGAAATTGAAGCAGTACTATTAGAAAATGAAGATATATCAGAAGAATTTCTTTTGGAAGTTACACAAGATCAGAGAATTGGCGCACAAAAGGCTCTCTTAAAATGGAGGACAGCACAGGAAAAACAAAATAAGCTAGTTAGAGAATTTGAAGATATGCTACAAAATGAACGTGAAATTTGGGAAAGCGGTGTTCGATATATAGCAGGAATAGATGAGGTGGGGAGAGGGCCATTAGCAGGCCCTGTTATCGCGGCTGCTGTTATCCTACCAAAAGACTTCTACCTGTTAGGTTTAACTGACTCAAAAAAAGTTACCAAAAAAAATCGTGAGGAATTTTACGAAGTTATCTATTCGAAAGCAATTTCAATTGGGATTGGAATAGTTAGTTCGGAGGAGATTGATCGTATAAACATATATGAAGCTACGAAAGTTGCGATGCAAAAGGCTATTAATGAGTTAACGCTAAGCCCGGAACACCTACTAATTGATGCGATGAAGCTACCTCTGACTATACCACAAACATCAATCATTAAAGGTGATAGCAAGAGCATATCAATAGCTGCTAGTTCAATCATTGCAAAAGTGACGAGAGATAGATATATGGAACAACTAAGTGGGGAATATCCTCAATATGGCTTTGAAACAAACATGGGTTACGGAACGTCAGATCATTTAGAAGCAATGGATAAATTCGGAGTTACAAGGGAGCATCGAAGATCATTTGCACCTGTCCGCGAACGTAGCTTACTAACGAAACTATTCTAA
- the ylqF gene encoding ribosome biogenesis GTPase YlqF, translated as MTTIQWFPGHMAKARREVTEKLKQIDVVFELVDARVPLSSRNPMIDELVSHKPRLILLNKADLADPSMTERWSRYFQGKGFKVISIDSQTGKGTEKIPTIAKELAVDLLEKLKAKGMKPRAIRALILGIPNVGKSTLINRLAKKKIAKTGDRPGITKQQQWIKVGSELELLDTPGILWPKFEDQVVGFRLAATGAIKDEILDFQDVAVFLLKYLKDEYPNLLVERFKLEEINEDVIELFDAIGRKRGLLMSGGNIDYDKAAELILREFRSCKIGKITLEKPEQ; from the coding sequence ATGACGACGATACAATGGTTCCCTGGTCATATGGCAAAAGCCCGTCGAGAGGTAACTGAAAAACTCAAACAAATTGACGTCGTTTTTGAATTAGTAGATGCAAGGGTCCCACTTTCCTCTAGGAATCCAATGATTGATGAATTAGTGAGTCATAAGCCGCGCCTCATTCTCTTAAATAAAGCGGATTTAGCAGATCCATCAATGACAGAACGTTGGAGTCGTTACTTCCAAGGAAAAGGATTTAAAGTAATTTCTATTGACTCTCAAACAGGGAAAGGTACAGAGAAAATCCCAACCATTGCAAAAGAATTAGCCGTAGATTTATTAGAGAAATTAAAGGCTAAAGGGATGAAGCCTAGGGCGATTCGGGCATTAATCTTAGGAATTCCAAATGTCGGGAAGTCAACGCTAATTAATCGTTTAGCAAAAAAGAAGATCGCTAAAACAGGTGATCGTCCAGGGATAACAAAACAGCAACAATGGATCAAAGTAGGAAGTGAACTGGAGTTATTAGACACTCCAGGGATACTTTGGCCTAAATTTGAAGATCAAGTTGTAGGATTTCGTTTAGCTGCAACAGGAGCTATTAAAGACGAAATTCTTGATTTCCAGGATGTAGCTGTTTTTTTACTTAAGTATTTAAAGGATGAGTATCCAAATCTACTTGTGGAACGTTTTAAGCTCGAAGAGATTAACGAAGATGTAATTGAGTTATTTGATGCGATTGGTCGTAAGCGTGGTTTATTAATGAGTGGTGGTAATATTGATTATGATAAAGCTGCTGAATTAATTTTACGTGAATTCCGTTCCTGTAAAATAGGTAAGATTACCTTAGAAAAGCCAGAACAATGA
- the lepB gene encoding signal peptidase I, with protein MSSVKSESWEWLKAVFIALFLAFVIRYFLFAPIVVDGQSMMPTLQNNDRLIVNKIGYTIGKPDRFDIVVFHATQDKDYIKRVIGLPGDTIYYENDILYINGEAIEEPYLEEYKENAFSLPFTGDFTLKDYTGHDVVPEGHVFVLGDNRQHSKDSRHIGFISYDRVVGSANVVFWPFSEIRIAK; from the coding sequence ATGTCTAGTGTTAAAAGTGAATCATGGGAATGGCTAAAAGCCGTTTTTATAGCTTTATTTCTAGCTTTTGTTATTCGGTATTTTCTATTTGCTCCTATCGTAGTAGACGGGCAATCAATGATGCCCACACTACAAAATAACGATCGTTTAATTGTTAATAAAATTGGATATACCATAGGTAAGCCAGATCGCTTTGATATTGTCGTGTTTCATGCTACTCAAGATAAAGATTATATTAAACGAGTAATTGGGTTACCAGGTGACACGATATACTATGAAAATGACATACTCTATATTAATGGAGAAGCAATTGAAGAACCGTACTTAGAAGAATATAAAGAAAATGCGTTCAGTTTGCCGTTTACAGGCGATTTTACATTAAAGGATTACACGGGCCATGATGTTGTTCCAGAAGGGCATGTATTCGTCTTAGGGGATAACAGGCAGCATAGTAAAGATAGCCGTCATATTGGTTTTATCTCTTACGACCGTGTTGTAGGAAGTGCCAATGTAGTATTTTGGCCCTTTTCTGAAATAAGAATAGCAAAGTAG
- the rplS gene encoding 50S ribosomal protein L19: MNNIIQEVTKAQLRTDIPAFRPGDTVRVHVKVVEGTRERIQVYEGIVIKRRGSGISETFTARKVSYGVGVERTFPLHSPKIDKIEVMRRGKVRRAKLYYLRALRGKAARIKEIR; encoded by the coding sequence ATGAACAACATAATTCAAGAAGTAACTAAAGCTCAATTAAGAACTGATATCCCGGCTTTCCGTCCTGGAGACACTGTACGTGTACACGTAAAGGTTGTTGAGGGAACTCGTGAGCGTATTCAGGTTTACGAAGGAATCGTAATTAAGCGTCGTGGTTCAGGTATTAGTGAAACTTTTACTGCACGTAAGGTTTCTTACGGAGTAGGTGTTGAACGTACATTCCCATTACACTCGCCGAAGATCGATAAGATCGAAGTTATGCGTCGTGGTAAAGTACGTCGTGCTAAATTGTACTACCTACGCGCTCTTCGTGGAAAAGCGGCTCGTATTAAAGAAATTCGATAA
- the trmD gene encoding tRNA (guanosine(37)-N1)-methyltransferase TrmD, whose amino-acid sequence MRYDVLTLFPEMFRGVLGNSILKKAEEKQLVSYNIVDFRSYSQDKHQRVDDYPYGGGGGMVLTPQPIFDAIDDLTKDNPSAKRRIILLCPQGERYTQKKAEQLVEYDQLIFICGHYEGYDERIREHLVTDEISIGDYVLTGGELGAMVIIDSVTRLLSGVLGNETSAVTDSFSTGLLEYPHYTRPVEFRGLKVPDILLSGHHKNIEEWRHRESIKRTLERRPDLLNERELTEREKKWIEILNEEDKN is encoded by the coding sequence ATGCGGTACGATGTATTAACTCTATTTCCAGAGATGTTTCGCGGAGTACTCGGAAATTCGATTCTAAAAAAAGCGGAAGAAAAACAGCTAGTTTCATACAATATAGTTGATTTTCGATCCTATTCACAAGATAAGCATCAGCGTGTAGATGACTATCCCTATGGTGGTGGCGGTGGGATGGTGTTGACACCTCAACCAATATTTGATGCTATTGATGACCTAACAAAAGATAACCCATCTGCGAAAAGACGGATTATTTTGCTTTGTCCTCAGGGAGAACGTTACACTCAGAAAAAAGCCGAGCAGCTGGTGGAGTATGATCAATTAATTTTCATCTGTGGCCACTATGAGGGGTATGATGAACGTATTCGTGAGCATCTAGTTACAGATGAGATTTCTATAGGAGACTATGTTCTAACAGGTGGAGAATTAGGCGCAATGGTAATTATTGATAGCGTAACTAGATTATTGTCTGGTGTGCTAGGCAATGAAACTTCTGCTGTAACAGACTCATTTAGTACAGGGCTTCTTGAGTATCCACATTATACAAGACCTGTTGAATTCCGTGGCTTGAAAGTTCCAGATATACTTCTCTCAGGACACCATAAAAACATTGAGGAATGGCGTCACCGTGAGTCAATTAAAAGGACATTAGAACGGAGACCGGACCTCTTAAATGAGAGGGAGCTAACGGAACGTGAAAAAAAATGGATAGAAATCTTAAATGAGGAAGATAAAAATTAA
- the rimM gene encoding ribosome maturation factor RimM (Essential for efficient processing of 16S rRNA) produces the protein MTKWFNVGKVVNTHGVRGEVRVISSTDFADERFAKGAKLYLEHKDFNEKLLLKVASHRQHKNFDLLTFENYHNINDVVAFKGGVLQVDEKQLSELDEEEFYYHEIIGCDVETDQGEAIGKVKEILATGANDVWVIQRRNGGKDLLVPYIEQVVKEVDIKEKRVVIHLMEGLE, from the coding sequence ATGACAAAATGGTTTAATGTAGGAAAAGTAGTAAATACACATGGAGTTAGAGGTGAGGTACGAGTCATTTCCTCTACTGACTTTGCTGACGAACGATTTGCCAAAGGGGCAAAGCTTTATTTAGAACATAAAGATTTCAATGAAAAGCTTCTATTAAAGGTTGCGAGCCACCGACAACACAAAAACTTCGACTTGTTAACTTTTGAAAACTACCACAATATTAACGATGTAGTTGCTTTCAAAGGTGGAGTTTTGCAAGTAGATGAGAAGCAACTTTCAGAATTAGATGAAGAAGAGTTTTATTACCATGAGATTATTGGGTGTGATGTTGAAACCGATCAGGGCGAAGCAATTGGTAAAGTGAAAGAAATACTTGCTACAGGGGCAAATGATGTCTGGGTTATTCAAAGAAGAAATGGAGGGAAAGACCTTCTCGTTCCTTACATAGAGCAAGTTGTAAAAGAAGTAGATATTAAGGAAAAAAGAGTAGTTATTCATTTAATGGAAGGTCTTGAGTAA
- a CDS encoding YlqD family protein, translating to MMKIIKKVVVKQVLTENRKSILMDDFLNEKKQVEKEIKQLEFQLHKKLKASKNNYEYQSALKSSFNKEIKQRNDKVKIIDFQMNQLNELEIGTEMKEQTIETLHEIHEGDNWNELMNGTEIIIKDGIVFEIREGGQKTDDKMV from the coding sequence ATGATGAAAATCATTAAAAAGGTTGTTGTGAAGCAAGTACTTACAGAAAATCGCAAATCCATATTGATGGATGACTTTTTAAACGAGAAAAAACAAGTGGAAAAAGAAATTAAGCAACTAGAATTTCAGCTACATAAAAAGCTCAAAGCAAGTAAAAACAACTATGAATATCAGAGTGCACTTAAGTCTTCTTTTAATAAAGAAATTAAACAGCGGAATGATAAGGTTAAGATTATTGATTTCCAAATGAATCAACTCAATGAATTAGAGATAGGTACAGAAATGAAAGAACAGACGATTGAGACTCTTCATGAAATTCACGAAGGTGATAACTGGAACGAATTGATGAATGGAACTGAAATTATTATTAAAGATGGAATTGTCTTTGAAATACGTGAAGGAGGACAAAAAACTGATGACAAAATGGTTTAA
- a CDS encoding KH domain-containing protein — protein MKELVETIAKALVDHPDDVRVTEVEHEQSLTLQLSVHASDMGKVIGKQGRIAKAIRSVVYAAGANHKKRINLEIL, from the coding sequence ATGAAAGAGTTAGTTGAAACAATTGCCAAGGCTCTTGTTGATCATCCCGATGACGTTCGTGTTACAGAAGTTGAGCACGAGCAGTCCTTGACTTTACAACTGTCAGTCCATGCATCAGATATGGGAAAAGTTATTGGCAAGCAAGGACGAATTGCGAAAGCGATTCGCTCAGTTGTTTATGCAGCTGGGGCAAATCATAAAAAGCGTATTAATCTAGAAATTTTATAA
- the rpsP gene encoding 30S ribosomal protein S16: protein MAVKIRLKRMGSNKAPFYRVVVANSRAPRDGRFIEEIGTYNPLVNPVDFKVNEEKALKWMLDGAKPSDTVRNLFSNAGLMEKLHNAKNGK, encoded by the coding sequence ATGGCAGTTAAAATTCGTTTAAAACGTATGGGTTCAAATAAAGCCCCATTTTACAGAGTAGTTGTAGCTAACTCTAGAGCACCACGTGATGGTCGCTTTATCGAGGAAATCGGCACATACAATCCACTAGTTAATCCAGTTGATTTCAAAGTCAACGAGGAAAAAGCTTTAAAATGGATGCTTGATGGTGCTAAACCTTCGGACACAGTTCGTAACCTTTTCTCAAACGCTGGTTTAATGGAAAAGTTACACAATGCTAAAAACGGTAAATAA
- the ffh gene encoding signal recognition particle protein gives MAFEGLAERLQSTLNKIKGKGKVSEADVTAMMREVRLALLEADVNFKVVKEFIANVKERAIGQEVLKSLTPGQQVIKVVNEELTKLMGGEQSKIAVAKKPPTIVMMVGLQGAGKTTTTGKLANHLRKSHNRKPLLVAGDIYRPAAIKQLETLGQQLNMPVFSLGDQVSPVEIAKQAVAKAKEEHLDYVLIDTAGRLHIDESLMGELQQIKEAVNPDEILLVVDAMTGQDAVNVAESFNEQLELTGVVLTKLDGDTRGGAALSVKAVTNTPIKFAGMGEKLDALEPFHPDRMASRILGMGDVLTLIEKAQSNFDEEKARELEKKMRTADITFDDFLDQLAQVRNMGPLDELLGMMPGAGKMKGLKNVQVDEKQIGHIEAIVRSMTKKEKEDPSILNASRKKRIAKGSGTTIQEVNRLLKQFDEMKKMMKQMSNMTAKGKKKGKFKFPFM, from the coding sequence ATGGCATTTGAAGGCTTAGCAGAACGCTTACAAAGTACTTTAAATAAAATTAAAGGAAAAGGAAAGGTTTCTGAAGCAGATGTAACGGCTATGATGCGTGAAGTTCGACTAGCTTTACTAGAAGCAGACGTTAACTTCAAAGTTGTAAAAGAGTTTATAGCAAATGTAAAAGAACGAGCTATTGGGCAGGAAGTATTAAAAAGCCTTACGCCCGGTCAACAAGTTATTAAAGTGGTTAACGAAGAACTTACGAAATTAATGGGTGGCGAACAAAGTAAGATTGCTGTGGCCAAAAAACCACCGACAATTGTAATGATGGTTGGATTGCAGGGTGCTGGTAAAACAACAACTACCGGAAAACTTGCAAACCATTTAAGAAAAAGTCACAATCGTAAGCCATTGTTAGTTGCTGGAGATATTTATCGACCAGCGGCAATTAAGCAGCTAGAAACATTAGGTCAACAACTAAATATGCCTGTTTTCTCGCTTGGTGACCAAGTAAGCCCTGTTGAAATAGCCAAGCAAGCCGTCGCGAAGGCGAAAGAAGAACATCTCGATTATGTTCTCATTGATACAGCTGGACGATTGCATATAGATGAATCATTGATGGGTGAGCTTCAACAAATCAAAGAGGCTGTTAATCCTGACGAAATTTTACTAGTCGTCGACGCAATGACAGGGCAAGATGCGGTTAACGTAGCCGAAAGCTTTAACGAGCAACTTGAACTAACTGGAGTAGTTCTTACTAAACTAGATGGTGATACACGTGGTGGTGCTGCATTGTCTGTTAAGGCGGTAACTAATACCCCAATTAAGTTTGCAGGTATGGGAGAAAAGTTAGATGCGTTAGAGCCGTTTCACCCTGATCGGATGGCTTCTAGAATTCTTGGAATGGGTGATGTTCTTACTCTTATTGAGAAGGCACAATCTAATTTTGATGAAGAAAAAGCTCGTGAACTTGAAAAGAAGATGCGGACAGCTGATATTACCTTTGATGATTTTCTAGATCAGCTAGCACAAGTTCGTAACATGGGGCCGCTAGATGAATTATTAGGTATGATGCCTGGTGCTGGTAAGATGAAGGGCCTAAAAAATGTCCAAGTTGACGAAAAGCAAATTGGTCATATAGAGGCTATAGTTCGTTCTATGACCAAAAAGGAAAAAGAAGATCCGTCCATCTTAAATGCAAGTCGAAAGAAACGAATTGCCAAAGGTAGTGGGACAACCATTCAGGAAGTAAACCGCCTTCTTAAGCAGTTTGATGAAATGAAAAAAATGATGAAACAAATGTCAAATATGACTGCAAAAGGGAAGAAAAAAGGTAAATTTAAGTTCCCATTTATGTAA
- a CDS encoding putative DNA-binding protein has product MLEKTLRMNYLYDFYQSLLTTKQRQYMQLYYLDDWSLGEIAEEFEVSRQAVYDNIKRTENMLEEYEEKLSLFSKFEERANLIKNLKTAIEKDATAELILEIVDSLERLD; this is encoded by the coding sequence GTGTTAGAAAAAACGCTGCGAATGAATTATCTTTATGATTTCTATCAAAGCTTGCTAACAACGAAGCAAAGGCAGTACATGCAGTTGTACTACCTTGATGATTGGTCCTTAGGTGAAATTGCTGAAGAATTTGAAGTTAGTCGTCAAGCCGTTTATGATAATATTAAAAGAACTGAAAATATGCTTGAAGAATATGAAGAAAAGCTTAGCCTTTTTTCTAAATTTGAAGAGCGTGCAAATCTAATCAAAAACTTAAAAACGGCGATAGAGAAAGACGCAACTGCAGAACTTATATTAGAAATCGTCGATTCTCTTGAGAGGTTAGACTAG
- the ftsY gene encoding signal recognition particle-docking protein FtsY: MSFFKKLKEKITQQTESVTEKFKDGLSKTRDSFVGKMNDLVKNYRKVDEEFFEELEELLISADVGVTTVMELIDELKDVARTRNIKDSEQLQPVISEKLAELLQKDDSETKLNIQTTGMTVILVVGVNGVGKTTSIGKLANRLKQEGKSVLLAAGDTFRAGAIEQLEVWGERVGVDVIKQQSGSDPAAVMYDAVQAAKSRGVDVLICDTAGRLQNKVNLMNELEKVKRVIEREVPGAPHEVLLVLDATTGQNAMSQAKTFGKATDVTGIVLTKLDGTAKGGIVLAIRHELDIPVKFVGLGEKVDDLQEFDAEQFVYGLFSEVLEKAEEE; this comes from the coding sequence ATGAGTTTCTTTAAAAAATTAAAAGAAAAAATAACACAACAAACTGAATCAGTGACAGAAAAGTTCAAAGACGGGTTATCTAAAACAAGAGATTCCTTTGTCGGAAAGATGAATGATCTGGTGAAAAATTATCGCAAAGTTGATGAAGAATTTTTCGAAGAATTAGAAGAGTTACTAATAAGTGCTGATGTCGGTGTAACAACCGTAATGGAGCTTATTGATGAGCTAAAGGACGTAGCTCGAACAAGGAATATTAAAGACTCTGAGCAACTTCAACCTGTCATCTCAGAAAAATTAGCTGAACTCTTGCAAAAGGACGACTCAGAAACAAAGCTAAATATCCAAACAACTGGCATGACAGTGATCTTGGTGGTGGGGGTTAATGGTGTTGGTAAAACAACGTCAATTGGAAAGTTAGCCAATAGATTAAAGCAAGAGGGCAAATCTGTTCTTCTGGCAGCTGGTGATACCTTCCGCGCTGGAGCAATTGAACAACTAGAGGTTTGGGGAGAACGTGTTGGTGTTGATGTGATCAAACAACAGTCTGGGTCGGACCCGGCAGCAGTAATGTACGATGCGGTTCAAGCGGCAAAGTCCCGTGGTGTAGATGTACTTATTTGTGATACAGCAGGTCGCCTACAAAACAAAGTAAACTTAATGAATGAGCTAGAAAAAGTAAAACGTGTCATTGAACGTGAAGTCCCAGGAGCCCCTCATGAAGTTTTACTTGTTCTAGATGCTACAACTGGACAAAATGCCATGTCACAGGCAAAGACATTTGGTAAGGCAACAGATGTTACTGGTATTGTTCTTACCAAACTTGATGGAACGGCCAAGGGAGGAATTGTCTTAGCAATTCGACATGAGTTAGATATTCCTGTTAAGTTCGTAGGCCTAGGTGAAAAAGTAGACGATCTCCAAGAATTCGATGCAGAACAATTTGTATATGGACTGTTTTCAGAAGTGTTGGAGAAGGCGGAGGAAGAGTAA